The Puntigrus tetrazona isolate hp1 unplaced genomic scaffold, ASM1883169v1 S000000280, whole genome shotgun sequence genomic interval AtaactggctttttttttttgttttaaatggtgGAAATACTACTATAATTTTGTCCACcatgtatataaaaaacaattataacaaattctcaaaatattttagctagttaaattacatgtatttttatacgattttttattaaataaataaataaacaaaagtataGTTTTACCAAAACTAAAGTGTACCACATTTggacacacactttcacacactgTCATTGGAATTACGTAATACAGATGTCTAGacgtaaaatgtaatttaaaagatAAAGATGTAAAAATGTTGACGTACCTGGGCTGGTCAGCAGCAGCGTCCAGAGAGATTTTTCTTCCGCTTCAAAATGTACCCGAGGTGCTTGTGCCGCCTGAGGATTTCAGACAAACGGCGCAAATCAAAGTCAGTTTTCTTGATTTCAAACGGAAACCGTCGCGACGCGTCTCGAGTCCTCACCTGACTCGGTGTTAGGTGgttcccataatgcactgcgGCGCCGCCGTCCTCTCCGTACGCCACACGCAGCATGACCCGCGGCACAAAGTACGCCATGGGAAAGAGGTCCTGGTATATCCCGTAGTGTTCGGCGAGCCTCTGGATGTGGTACGGTCCGTTCGTCTGCTCCCACTGCGTCTTTACTCTGTCGAGGGGGATGCGGACTGGGAGCCAGGAAATAAGAAAACACCAACTTAAATTATTGATAGTGTGATGCTTCTGTAACACTAAGCCCACTAATGTATACATTTACTATTAAAGTGAATTATAGGACAATTTGCACTGttacagcattttaattatgcatttgtgATGTACTATTAAAATACACACTAGGATagagtttatttgtttgtcctgaat includes:
- the LOC122333438 gene encoding 39S ribosomal protein L38, mitochondrial-like, which gives rise to MYTLVGLVLQKHHTINNLSWCFLISWLPVRIPLDRVKTQWEQTNGPYHIQRLAEHYGIYQDLFPMAYFVPRVMLRVAYGEDGGAAVHYGNHLTPSQAAQAPRVHFEAEEKSLWTLLLTSPGTSTFLHLYLLNYILRLDICIT